From Paenibacillus sp. PL2-23:
GAATGGAACAGACACATTCTCAGATGTGAAGACAACAGATTGGTACAGTAGTGCCATAAACACAGCTTATTCGTACAACCTAATCAATGGATTTGAAGATGAAACTTTTCGTCCAAATGACAGGATTACACGAGAACAAGCGATTGTCATTATTTCAAGAGCAATGTTGATGACAGATTTGAAAGCTGAAACTCCTACACAATCAACTAATACAATTCTTAGTCCGTTTCAAGATGCCTCAGATGCATCCACATGGGCAATAATTGGCATTGCAGATAGCGTGCAAGCTAATATTATTTCGGGAAAAAGCAATATGAAGCTTGCGCCAAAGGATTATATGACAAGAGCCGAGGTTGCAACAATTGTTGAGCGATTACTCCAAGAATCAGAACTGATTTGATTTAAATCATGTACAAAACGGGGCGTCATATCGTAGCTTCATTGATACTGCCGCCATTCAGTTTACGGTTGAGAGTGAGCCCTCGGAATAAATCCGAGGGCTCTATTTTAATCGCTGCAAAAGTTCCACGCTCGGATACTCCGTATCAAGAGCTCTGAAGTCGCAATCGTTTAAAAATAGGGGGTGCTGTATATTTTTCGAAAATGTACAGGTGACACCCCTGTTTTTTTCTTGAATAAGAAGCCAAAATAAGCACCGCTTCCAAATCCGCAAAGCATAGCAACATCTAGAATGCTGGCATCAGTAGTGAGCAGCATTCTTTTTGCTTTCTCCAATCTTAATTCAACAATATAATCATTAGGCGTTTGTTGCATCGCTTTAGTGAAGATAGAGTGGAAATAAGAAGGGCTTAGCCCAGCAATTTGAGCTAATTTCGCTAAATTCCATTGCTCGTCCAGATTGTTTTTAATATAAGCTATTGTGTTCGCAATCGTTTTGGAATGAGCCGAGGATGGGACATCTTGATTTGAGTTTTGAGCAATATGATCCATGTACAACTGATGAATGATTTGAAGGACGATAGATTTCATTAGCAAGTGGGATCCAGCGTTTTGTTTAATAAATTCATTGGCAATACACTCAAACCAGTATTCATACCTTTTCGGAAATGGAGGGCTGATTATCGTTGGAATGGAGTCAAGCAATGGATTAACATAATAGGGCTGATACACCTCTTGCATTTCTCCAACGGTGTATTCGTCATCCCTTTTGTCTGTACTATTTAACATGTCGAACACGACCAAGTGGCATGCATAAGGCATTATAGATTGGTTGAGATCCCTTGGTCGTCTAAATACAATGTCATTTTTTTTAACAGGGTAAAGGGTGCCGTTCAACTCGATAGCCCCTTCACTTGCCGTATAAAATTCCAGCTCATAATCGTAAACAAATCTATTTTTCAAACGAGAAGCCTTCTCGCGTTGTGTGCCATTAAAATAAATGGCTGTAAGTATTCGGGGGTTTATTTGTTCAGTTGAAATATGATGATGAATGGTTTTCATACATGAAGTCATCCCTCTCCCGTCTCACTTCATTGACTAAGATAATAATAATATTTCTATAATCAGTATAAGATATCAAATGAAAAAATATAATGCCTAAGTTAATATTCTAAATGAGATCATGAATTTCATGAAGTAAGATTTATATATTAGGAGGCGCAATTAGATGGAAGCATACAAAAACTCATCTCTGCCTATTGAAGCGCGAGTTGAAGATTTAATAGCTAGAATGACCTTAAAGGAAAAAGTGGCCCAAACTCTTTCTTTAGGAAAAGTTTCCGAAGCATTTGAAGAACGTTTATTGAGTGACAATGGAGCCGGTGAGCTGCCTTTTGAAGAAGACATTTTTCAGCATGGGGCCGGTGCTATTCAAATGCCCTTCAAAGGGGATACAATTGCTACAAGAATAAAAAAGCTAAATGCAATGCAAAACTATTTTGTTAATCAAACCCGTCTAGGTATTCCAGTGATGGCTCAAGAAGAATGCCTTCATGGACATTTGGCTAAAGAAGCTACATGTTTTCCCGTCCCCATTGCGATGGCTAGTACATGGGATACGGAGCTAGTTGAACGTGTATTTAGTGCAATAGGCAAGGAGGCCAGGGCTAGAGGAGGACATGAAGCGCATACACCTGTACTTGATCTTGCGAGAGACCCGCGATGGGGAAGAACAGAAGAAACCTATGGAGAAGATACGTTTCTAGTAACACGTATGGGAGTAGCAGCTGTGAAGGGGCTTCAAAAACATGTGATTGCAGCTCCGAAGCATTTTGCAGGATATGCGCAGTCAGACGGAGGGCGGAATTTTGCGCCAAGTCATATACCGCCTAGAATGCTCAGGGATCAAATATTGCCGCCGTTTAAAGCCGTGGTTGAAGAGGCTGGCGCATTAGGAATGATGCCTTCGCATAATGAAATTGATGGTGTGCCTTGCCACAGCAGCAGATATCTGCTCACAGAGCTGCTGCGAGAGGAATGGGGATTTCAAGGTATTGTTGTTTCCGATTATTCGGATAGTTCAAGACTTGATGTTTTATTTCATATTGTTAACAACCAAACAGAGGCTGCAGTAAAGGCCTTATATGCCGGATTAGATATGGACCTGCCGGGCGGCGCGTGTTATATACATCTCATCGAGGCTATAACGGAGAAGCCTGAATTGGAGGAATTATTAGATCTTGCAGTTGCTAGAATTTTGCGATTGAAATTCCAATTGGGATTATTTGAAAACCCTTATGCAGACACGGAACACGCACAGCAGATTATTAATTGTCCCGAACATAGGAGTATAGCAAAGGAAGCGGCAGATAAAGCCATTACATTGCTTAAAAATGAAGGCGGTCTATTGCCGTTAAATAAGAACAAAATTAAAAAGCTAGCTGTTATTGGCCCCAATGCGGACCCCGTCTGTACAGGTACCTATAGCACCATTCCTAACAAAGGCATTAGTGTACTTAAAGGTATTGAGCAGAAATTCCAAGGTGAAATGGAAATTGTTTATGCTCACGGCTGTAAGATAACCTATGAAACGGATATTAGCGGCGAAAGTGAGCTTGATAAACGGGTTCACAATCCGCAATTGTGCACCATGGAGGACAACCATCACTTGCTTGAAGAGGCGGTTAAAGCTGCTCAAGACTGTGATGTAGCTGTAGTTTGTGTAGGAGGTAATACCTTAACGAGCAGAGAGGCTATCTTTGTCGGAGACGATCGAGGAGATCGAGCTGATTTGAATTTAGCTGGAGACCAAAACGAATTAATAAGAAGAATTGTTGAAACGGGCACGCCTACTGTTGTTGTTCTTCTTAATGGAACTCCGTTGTCCATTAACTATGTAGCTGAACAGGTACCCGCCATTTTGGAGGGATGGTATCTTGGGGAAGAGACTGGCAATGCTATAGCTGACGTATTGTTTGGTCATGTGAATCCAAGCGGCAAATTACCTATTACTTTCCCTCGTTCAGTTGGACAATTACCTGTATATTATTCTCAAAAACCTACGGGGCTTTTCAAAAAGTACTTGTTTGACCAAAAAGACGGCCCATTGTTCGCTTTTGGTACGGGCCTAAGCTATACTACATTTCAATACAGCAATCCCACCCTCACAGCTAACCACATCACATCATCAAATTCTACAGCTGTAGCTGTAGATGTAACCAACACTGGAGAGCTAGCAGGAGACGAAATCGTTCAAATGTATATAACGGATTTGGTTAGTTCCGTAACTAGACCGAATAAGGAGCTGAAAGGCTTTAAACGAATTTCACTTCAACCTGGTGAAACAAAAACCGTAACGTTTGAGATCGAGCCCTCTATGCTTAGTTTTACAAATGAAGCGTTCGAAACTGTTGTAGAACCGGGCGAATTCAAGATTATGGTAGGAACAAGCTCAGAACAATACCAAACACTTATTTTAAATGTGGTAAAGGGTTAGAATAAGCTTAATAGTGAGTCTTAGCAAGACATGTCAAAAAATCCACTTCTACAGTGGATTTTTTGACATTCATCTATATGGTGCAATGGAGGCAGGCGCTATGAATACAAAGCAACTAAAAATTTATAATATTCTAACCAAGCTTGGTTTGACGAGAACAAGAGTTCAATTATTTATGTGCTTTGTTTTTATAATGATATTAATTCTTTGGATAGCTGGATGGTTGACCTATCATACTACCCTGCCCATCATTGAGAGGAATACCGTTAGAATAGTGGAGAACAGTGCTGCGCAAACTCAGAAGCATGTGGAAGCATTATTTGGAGAAACGAATACGATATCATTGCAATTTACTATGGATTCTAGAGTGCAGGACATTCTTGAACAAGCTAGCCAAAACGCCGAAATCGGCATTTCAGACAAATTAAATGTAAGACCCATTATTATTGAATACACAGCATTTTCCCAAAATATTCATTCTATCGATATCTACTCGGAGAAAGGATCGTTATATCCCGTTGAATCGCTTGCACTCCAGGCTCGAATAGGTAGTACCGCTTACAATCAATTAAAGCAAAGCGCAGGAGAGGCCATCTGGCTTGGAGCAGATCCCCTAGACTCCAATTATTTGTTGTCTGTCAGAAGGATTAGATTACAGCATAATGGCCAGTTTGCTGGATACCTGGTTGTTCGCACATTCAATACCGTGCTAACGCAGGTTCGTACGGAGCAATCATCTGAAGAGCTATTGCTCCTCTTCGATCAGCAAGATAGATTAGTGTATACGTCGATGGAACCCATCTCATCCATCGAAATGGAGGATCTTAAGGGGAAGGAAACTGTACTTATTCGAAATCGAAGCTACAAGCCTGTAATTAAATCTTCGAATATGACAGGCTGGAGCTTGGTCATTCTTACACCTATGGATCAAATTACTGCTGCGATACATGCGCTTAAGAAATCATTGTTATGGTCAGGTTTAGTGACAGGGGTGCTGCTGATTATCCTTTCACTGATTCTTTCATCTAAGATGATTCAATCACTTTATAGTATAAGGAAAATTATGCACAAAGCAAGAAACGGAAAGCCAATGATTAACGACAAGATCTATTTCAACAAAGAAGTCAATGAATTAAATCAATCATACAACAAGATGGCTGCAGATATTGATCAGTTAATTCATACCGTATATGAAAAGGAAATTTACAGAAGTCAATCAGAGCTAAAAGCGTTACATGCTCAAATTCATCCACATTTTTTGTACAACACGCTTGAAGTTATAAATTGGATGTTAAGAGAAAAAGGACAAGACGATTCGGCTGACATTATTGTAGATTTGTCACAGCTGTTTAGATATTCAATAAAAGCGCCAGAATGGGTTGCTTTAAAAGATGAGGTAGATCACCTTCGAAGCTATTTGAGAATTATGCAGTTACGCATTAAAAGGCTGGAATTCAATCTTATTCAAGATCCAGAGGTATCAGAATGCATCATTCCAAAGCTAATATTGCAGCCCATTATAGAAAACGCAATAAAATATGGTATTGAACCCATGCGTAAGCAAAGTATTCTGACCATAATCATTGAAAAACAAAATGCTGAACTCAAGGAAGATGCAGAGCCAGAGGAACTTCTTGTTATAAAAATTCATGATAACGGCAAGGGAATAAACGAGGATAAATTAGCACAGATCCGATCAAGCTTATATGCTACCAACATCAATTTGTTTAATGGTGAATCGGGAATTGGCTTAACAAATGTTCATCATCGATTGCAGTCGCTTTATGGGCATCGATATGGCTTGGAAATCAATAGTAAAGCGGATGAGGGAACTTGTGTCTCCATTGTAATGCCGTTAATTAAATTTAAATGAATAAGGTGAGGGTTACATGCGGGAGCAAATAAAAATTTTGGTCGTGGAAGATGAGGATTTAACGAGGAATGGAGTGGTAAAGGCTCTGCTCAATTATTTTGGAAGCGAAATAATCGTTGATACAGCGGAAAACGGAATAGAAGCTCTGGATAAATTTGAAGAGAAAGAAATCAATTTATTAATTACCGATATTAAAATGCCCGAGATGGATGGGATATCTCTGTTAGAAATATTGAATCAATCTAACAAGGAGTGTATGACGATTGTGTTGACAGGTCATGCGGAGTTTGAATATGCCCAGAAATCTATTGCTTATGGTGTGTTTGATTATATCTTAAAACCAGTGAACCCCAAGGTTCTGTATGAGTCTGTTCAGAAAGCGATTACAAAATTCTCTGAATTAAAAAAAATGAAAACGAACCTAAAACTCGTCGAGCAGCACGCAGGTACTTTACAGCCTATTCATACAAGTAAAAACAGAATCATTCAATACATTACGGAGTATGTCATGGAGCATTTGGACAAGCAGCTAACTCTAAAGGAAATTTCCGAGCTCGTCCATATGAACCCGAACTATTTGAGCGGTCTGTTCAAGGCTGAAACAGGTGAGCTCTTTAGCGAATTTATACTGAAGATCAGACTCTATAAAGCAAAGGAGCTTTTGGCTCAGACAGATATGAAAATCTATGAGGTGGCTGAAGCAGTCGGTTATCAGACTAGCAGATACTTTAACAGAATTTTTCAAGAGCATGAGCAAAAAACGCCAAACGAATTTAGAAAGTTATTTCGTAATATTTGATGAGATATGAGAATTGTGGCATTTTTACTGAGTGTTGTGTCATTGTGAGAGCGGTTTCAATTGCTTAAACTAAATGTGTAAGAAATAAAAGGGAGGTTCT
This genomic window contains:
- a CDS encoding glycoside hydrolase family 3 N-terminal domain-containing protein, whose protein sequence is MEAYKNSSLPIEARVEDLIARMTLKEKVAQTLSLGKVSEAFEERLLSDNGAGELPFEEDIFQHGAGAIQMPFKGDTIATRIKKLNAMQNYFVNQTRLGIPVMAQEECLHGHLAKEATCFPVPIAMASTWDTELVERVFSAIGKEARARGGHEAHTPVLDLARDPRWGRTEETYGEDTFLVTRMGVAAVKGLQKHVIAAPKHFAGYAQSDGGRNFAPSHIPPRMLRDQILPPFKAVVEEAGALGMMPSHNEIDGVPCHSSRYLLTELLREEWGFQGIVVSDYSDSSRLDVLFHIVNNQTEAAVKALYAGLDMDLPGGACYIHLIEAITEKPELEELLDLAVARILRLKFQLGLFENPYADTEHAQQIINCPEHRSIAKEAADKAITLLKNEGGLLPLNKNKIKKLAVIGPNADPVCTGTYSTIPNKGISVLKGIEQKFQGEMEIVYAHGCKITYETDISGESELDKRVHNPQLCTMEDNHHLLEEAVKAAQDCDVAVVCVGGNTLTSREAIFVGDDRGDRADLNLAGDQNELIRRIVETGTPTVVVLLNGTPLSINYVAEQVPAILEGWYLGEETGNAIADVLFGHVNPSGKLPITFPRSVGQLPVYYSQKPTGLFKKYLFDQKDGPLFAFGTGLSYTTFQYSNPTLTANHITSSNSTAVAVDVTNTGELAGDEIVQMYITDLVSSVTRPNKELKGFKRISLQPGETKTVTFEIEPSMLSFTNEAFETVVEPGEFKIMVGTSSEQYQTLILNVVKG
- a CDS encoding response regulator; amino-acid sequence: MREQIKILVVEDEDLTRNGVVKALLNYFGSEIIVDTAENGIEALDKFEEKEINLLITDIKMPEMDGISLLEILNQSNKECMTIVLTGHAEFEYAQKSIAYGVFDYILKPVNPKVLYESVQKAITKFSELKKMKTNLKLVEQHAGTLQPIHTSKNRIIQYITEYVMEHLDKQLTLKEISELVHMNPNYLSGLFKAETGELFSEFILKIRLYKAKELLAQTDMKIYEVAEAVGYQTSRYFNRIFQEHEQKTPNEFRKLFRNI
- a CDS encoding sensor histidine kinase, whose translation is MNTKQLKIYNILTKLGLTRTRVQLFMCFVFIMILILWIAGWLTYHTTLPIIERNTVRIVENSAAQTQKHVEALFGETNTISLQFTMDSRVQDILEQASQNAEIGISDKLNVRPIIIEYTAFSQNIHSIDIYSEKGSLYPVESLALQARIGSTAYNQLKQSAGEAIWLGADPLDSNYLLSVRRIRLQHNGQFAGYLVVRTFNTVLTQVRTEQSSEELLLLFDQQDRLVYTSMEPISSIEMEDLKGKETVLIRNRSYKPVIKSSNMTGWSLVILTPMDQITAAIHALKKSLLWSGLVTGVLLIILSLILSSKMIQSLYSIRKIMHKARNGKPMINDKIYFNKEVNELNQSYNKMAADIDQLIHTVYEKEIYRSQSELKALHAQIHPHFLYNTLEVINWMLREKGQDDSADIIVDLSQLFRYSIKAPEWVALKDEVDHLRSYLRIMQLRIKRLEFNLIQDPEVSECIIPKLILQPIIENAIKYGIEPMRKQSILTIIIEKQNAELKEDAEPEELLVIKIHDNGKGINEDKLAQIRSSLYATNINLFNGESGIGLTNVHHRLQSLYGHRYGLEINSKADEGTCVSIVMPLIKFK
- a CDS encoding AraC family transcriptional regulator: MKTIHHHISTEQINPRILTAIYFNGTQREKASRLKNRFVYDYELEFYTASEGAIELNGTLYPVKKNDIVFRRPRDLNQSIMPYACHLVVFDMLNSTDKRDDEYTVGEMQEVYQPYYVNPLLDSIPTIISPPFPKRYEYWFECIANEFIKQNAGSHLLMKSIVLQIIHQLYMDHIAQNSNQDVPSSAHSKTIANTIAYIKNNLDEQWNLAKLAQIAGLSPSYFHSIFTKAMQQTPNDYIVELRLEKAKRMLLTTDASILDVAMLCGFGSGAYFGFLFKKKTGVSPVHFRKIYSTPYF